The sequence below is a genomic window from Setaria italica strain Yugu1 chromosome IV, Setaria_italica_v2.0, whole genome shotgun sequence.
ATTTGTGCAGCAGCTAGGCGGATCAGCTTGGAGTAGAGAAGGGGCAATGATAGAGCGGAGGACGGAGCGGCGACAGACTAGATGACTGTTCCGTTTGGCGTGGGATAACAATGGAAAATTAGTGGACCTACCTCTGGAGAGGAAGCTAATAGGTGGTCTCCACGTGTGGAGGGACAACATATGGAGACATGCAAAGGAGACACCAAAACCGCAGCCGGCTCGTGCTCCCACGCATACCAGACAACTTCGTCGTCCGTCGTAGGAACCGCTGACTGCAAGGTCGATTCCTTGGGATCGAGTGAGCACGCCGTTCCCGCGGAGGCCGCCGCTCCTTACCGGCGCCGTTCCTGTCCCCGTCGAGCCCTGCACCTCGCTGTCCCCTTCaaccgccgcgccaccgccgacatgccggccgccgcgctgctgcGCCGTTTGACTGCGGCACCCCAAGCTCGTGTGCTGCCGGTTAGCGCGTACCGCTCTTCCGGCCAAATCAGCCGGTCGCGACTCGCTGCGAGAGGGGAGGAAACACGAGAGAACTTCACGAGAGATATTTTTCCAAGCCAATTTACAATATAGTCCTTGCAATTTAAATGCAACCCCTGCTAAGGATAGTAATTTCTGAAAATTCATTTAGGTACCAAGAACGtacgaaaaaaaagaaaattacataATAGTCCTAATTAGGTAGTTCTCTCGATCAAGCAACAAAATAGTATACAAAGATCAAATTATACTTGATCATCATGACGTATGTGCCCATATATGAATTAAATATGATATAGACAACCTAATAGACAAGCCAATATACAAATAGTCTATTTTACCATCTGTGTGCGATATTCAATGTATTCACAGATAGCAATCGTCTACACTGTTGAACATGCCCTTGAGCCTTCAAGGGCCTTCAAGGGACCACAGAGAATAGTGGATAGAACTTCGTAACGTTCATTAAGTGATTATCAAGACAGTTGACGATGCCTTGGTGtcgacatactccctccgtcccacaaagactgcttatttagaaaattttaaacaagatagtagcaatgctaaaagtccaaagtactcctaataactcttcttaatcgaatggattaccgagtagaattaattatgcattcacgcttgcagtaattgtcggACCTATTAACTTTCCTTATTTAGCAAGTCTAGCTCGGGCATCGATGGTGAGAGTAGCTGATCGATTCGTTAACAGAGTCACAAGGTAGTATGAGGAATTTTATTGGATTGTTTGGAAATTATAAGGACATTTTTTATGAGATAAGTTTTGAAGGCTAAAGGGAGGGAGTACCATTTCGAAGCAATCGAGCAGAAGTTGCTGACACTTGCAGGTTTTATAGTTTTCCTTCCACTGCTTTTGGCAATTACCTTCGCATAGAAGGGTTACAATGGGGCCAGCCATCCAGGAGACAGCCGCTTAGCTGCTTATGGGTAATTAGGGTGCTCTGACATGAATTTTGTAGCCAGGGCCACAGATCGAATCAAGAGACAGGTGATAGctagggaggagggaggaagatgTCCCCTTCTCCAAGTTTCAGTAGTTCATACCCAAAATATTCAGTTCAGTGTTCATCGATACAAGACTGGAGATTATGTGCTCACAGCCAAACACTGCCCAGTGGGCCAACACAAACTAAACTTGTTTACGCCAACATCACACACGAATACGCCTATTACATATTGCGCTTCACACTCCTGACAGTGCATGCGTTACATGTTGGGTTGTGTATTTTTCGCAGCAATGTCGGTTATGAAAGCATCTCATCAGCGTTTCCTGGTGCTAGAAATTGAGCATCCATGGATGAACTAGATAATGGCCCATTACTGCCATTATCTAAGGGACATCTTATGGAAAGGGGCTGTACTGCATGGCTGAAAAATAGGACGATGACAGTAATATCGTCGTGGAAATGCCTGCGAACCCCCTTACCGATCGTCTTCAGATGTGAGTATGTCATCTCACGTTTTCGCGATGCTTCAAGGAGAGCTGCTTTAATGAGTCGTCTCGCACTTCCCTCCTGAGTAAACCAAAGACAAGCATGCCAGACATAATAGAGGCGCTGTCATTAATCCATCAACAGGGGAAACCAGAACTATCCTTGCAGTAATATATACACAAGCGAATTGGACATTACGACTAGTACAGGCGTTCAGCAAGCAAGGCATGTCAGATTGTCAGCATTGCTATACAACTCTTTTAAAGTACACAATACTAGGCTATACTAGTGTTCGAAAAGGACTAGTATACAAACATCCGAcagtcaagattaattgtatattaTTGAAACCTTCACCTgtagtatgggtagtatacattAGTGTAGAtagtataagggtatcatggtaaaagaacataAATGATATCCcttaaattttatttttgacactagcataaagtgTAAAAGgccattccatttgaaatatcacttttcacatgtaataattactacATTATCCATAATCATGAACATTTAGatcttttatatatatatatatatatatatatatatatatatatatatatatatatatatatatatatagacacacacaccACTAAGTAGTAGTTTTGTGTATCGTAAAAGAGCTCTTGCTATATTACGTACTTTATATCATCTACAAGCCAAGAAACTAGGAAGGAACATATAAACAAGCTCAATGCAATGGAAGACAAGTGGAAACTTACAGCACGTTGATGTTTTTGAACAATGTCAACAGCCTCCTGGTTAGTCAAATGTTCCCACAGACCATCTGAGGCAAATATGACGAAACGGTCACATGGTTGAAGACTATGAGATAAGATAGATGGGCTGGCACTCAATAAAGGTTTGCTGAATGGTGTACGAAGCCTGAATTTTGTAGTGAGTGGCTCCATGTTATATCGCGGGTCTTTCAAGAATGCGTCACCTATTGATCTCGACAACTGCATCATCGATCACTGCGTAAGCACTGAATATATGCAATTCAAGTATCGCGACAGAAAACTAAAAATTAAGATAAGACCAACCTGAAAGATGCCTTTCACCCTCCAGACATTATGCTTGAAAACAACAATATCCGGATCATCAGGATgctcagcaatgagttccttcCTGGCTTTGTCATAGTTGACATTGTGCTCCGCTGACAGCGGCACCGCGAGAACCTCCTCAGTGACGTGCCAGACCTTCCCAAGAACAGCTCGGGAGTCCCCAAGGTTGGCGATGAAGAGAGTCCTCTGGTGCACGACGCCAACAAGGCAGCATGACCCCACTGTGGCAAGGCTTGGCTTGGTCTCCCATTGGCGTGACACGAGCGTGATGAATCCCTGCTCTGTGGCCAGAAATGCCTCCCTGATTGCATCAGCTGTCACGCCCTGCAGGCCGGAAGAGGTCTCTACATAGAtcaaacctaattagtccacatTGTCTGCACGTCCTGCAGCTAGACAGCGAATCTGGTTAAACTTCGGGTCTCACCTTGGAGGTTGGGGAGGAGGTGGTCACGTATGAAGTAGGCGGCCTCAGGGCCACCGTGACCATCGAAGATGCCGGCAAAGGTGCCAAAAGGCAGGCCTGACTCAACCAAGCACTGATCCTCCATGAAGTGGTTGGCCTGCATGGCAGCGACCGAGAAGTCGCCGTCTTGGCACCGCGCAAGATCGTGACACCAGAGGAGGTCATCCTGTGCTTTACGGCCACCAGATTTGGCTTTCAAGGTGGGCAACCTCTCGAGTGTCCCACCAGTTTGCGGACCAGGATATTCAGTGTCGGATGGGTCATCCTCTAGGATCTTGTCTTCAAGAGTCATGTGTTCTTGCTCTTTACCGTCGTCCCTGTGGTCGACAGTCAAGGCACCCTCTGCGTCAGCAGCACCTGCACccattttttaaaaagataATTAGTGTCGTATCACTGCAACAACAATTAAGTATTCTGAAACTCAACAAACACCATGCTGCTCAATAATGTGCCAAAATCAAATTCTAATGAGTGACTTTTTTTTACTGCCAGTGGCACATGAATGATGGAAACACAAAATAGTCACCATTCAGTGCCAGTGCGCAACACATTCCATGATTTAAAAAAGCTCTCTCTTAACATTATAGCACTTTATAAATATTCTAATAAGCATTTTATTAATAAGGGAAAGCCTTTATCTCCTTGTATGATATGTATCAACTTGTTTTTCAATATGCCATTTAGCTAGCAGACAATATTTTAATCATGATGCTTACCTGAATTCGTGTATAGCTTCACTTGCGTGCTATGTAAGTTgtcctgcaacaacaaaaatAGGTCCAATTCTTATCCAGAAAAATTTAGACAACACTGCGGTGAATTACACCAAATCCACCTATTTACTAAAAAAGAGCATTAGATACCCAACTATCCACATAATATCAAAATTCATCCAGTAACAACCAAGTAAGGACATTACTCTAAATACGATCCAGGATTAATTACTGAATATTTTCAACAGGGCTAGCtccattttttttcagaatgCTGTGGTGACAGCTACAATAAGCTCCTTTTTTTAGCTTCAGTAGTTCATTAGCAGTCTCTGCCTTTCTACTTCTTATCACCCGCATAAATATATGAAAAGGGTATAATGGTAGAAGCTAGGAGGTTAAAAAAACAGTATAGGTTGGCAAAGATTGAAATTAGAAGGTATGTGGCAGTGTATGAGTGGAAAATTTGTTAATTGGAGGACAATTATGGCAGGGAATTTAGCTTGATCATATTCCATAAAACATTGGATAAAGAATGCCACAATTTGTAGACAAAGTCGTGTTGCAGGTGAAAATGAACAATCATTGGGAACAGTGTGACAAAACCTCGTCTGCAAGTGATCTTTTCACATCATCAATCTTATTCAGTTCATCAACAATCTCTGCTATAGTAGGCCTTTTCACTCGGTCGGACTCCACACATCTTAATGCTATTTCGATGCATGTCTTAATCTCATGCGATGTATGTGATGACATTGTAACCTGAAGCCTTTTCCCCCAGTTTCCTTGTACCTGCAGATTTGAAACACAATGCCAATAGATGGCAAACATGCACAAAGACAAGTCAACAcaacataatatttatgaaaaAGGTCTGATGTTCATGAAGTAGGATGTTTCTTACAAGATCAATAAATTCTTGGTGAGACATATCTCCACATTTCAAGTAACCCCCACGTCCTGCCATTACTTGTATGATTATAACGCCCAAACTGAATACGTCAAACTTTTGTGTGATTTGGTATCTGTTGATGTACTCCGGTGGCATGTATCCACTGCATGGTATCAAATacgattattatttttttataaaaaatcaaCAAAAGAGGTTGGCAATTCCTCATGCAGAATCAACTTACGGCGTTCCTATGATTACTTTCGTGGTACAGGTTTGTGTTGAATCAAAGAGTCTTGACAAGCCAAAATCTCCTATTTTTGGCACCATATTCTTATCCAGCATTATATTTGCAGGTTTTAAGTCTAGATGGTAGATAGGGTCTTTGGATCCATTATGAAGATAATGTAAACCCTCACAAACTCCTCTAATTATTTTGTAACGTTTGTGCCAACCAAGTCCGCAGGATTCATCTGTAGACATAAGTGTGTTACCAAGACATAAAATTTAGAgaacaattttattttcatgcAAAAATACTAGAATTGAACTAGAGCATAATCGTACCAGAAAGAAGCTTTTCAAGGGTTCCACCCTGCAAGTATTCAAAACAGAGAGCTCGTTCTTCCACTCCTGCGTAAACATATTGTCCATCGTACTCCACAACTTTATGAGCTATTTCATAGCAGTAGCCAACTAAGCGGACTATATTTTGATGTTGGAGTCTCATAAGGTTAGTACACTCATTTGTAAATTGCTTATCATCATCAAGTCCTGGATGCTTATTATAAAGCTTCTTCACAGCAACCTCTTCCCCAttgtcgagtactccctgttaGATTATATCTTGTTAATATGGTACAAGGGTTGTTCAAGTTAATGATAGTATAATTTGAAATATATAAGACCCAAGCAATAACCATACCTTGTAAACCACTCCATAACCTCCATAACCAATTATGCGATCCTTGGAAAACTTATTTGTAATTTGTTCTAACAAATGGAATGTGAAATCCCTTGGCATCACACTTGTATGTTGTGGATCGTTCTCCATGATATTCTCAAACTCCTACAAGGCTGGCTGCAGCATCCCATCTATAATAGAAATCCTTTCACATGAGATAAGCATAAGCTAAGATTAGTAGGGTGGTTTGAGTTGCAAGTTGTTTGAGGTGGTGGGGCGCACCTCCGCTAGTTGTTTGGTTTATGGACCCAGTTTCTATTAAAAAAATGGGCCAACAGTCTTTTTATTATTCTCCTAATAAAATTAATTTGCgcttctcaaaaaaaaaaataatttgcgGCAAAACTTTTGTTGCCCTTTCGAAAAAAATAAGCTAAGGTCATGCTGCATAAATTTGCAAACAAAAGACATGTGGCATGTGGATTAACTAACTAATGACTGAATCGGAAACAACAATTACCAGAAAAGAGAAGGCTTAGCTTGAATTACATGTCACAGACAATTCGAGAATATATTATAGAACTCGGCTTCAACTCTGTGAAAAGTGCAAATATCCTCGAAAGAAAATTACAAAGAGATGGTCCGGCGCTTTACTAGGAATCTAGGATGGTTGCTGCCGTAACTTGAGGTGCTCCATCAGAGGTGGAGGCTGAAGCACACCAAGCAGAAGTTGACGAAAAAGCTGATGACCATAAGCTCATGACCAtggatttgaaatttgagaCCGGTGAGG
It includes:
- the LOC101758507 gene encoding protein kinase and PP2C-like domain-containing protein isoform X1 is translated as MENDPQHTSVMPRDFTFHLLEQITNKFSKDRIIGYGGYGVVYKGVLDNGEEVAVKKLYNKHPGLDDDKQFTNECTNLMRLQHQNIVRLVGYCYEIAHKVVEYDGQYVYAGVEERALCFEYLQGGTLEKLLSDESCGLGWHKRYKIIRGVCEGLHYLHNGSKDPIYHLDLKPANIMLDKNMVPKIGDFGLSRLFDSTQTCTTKVIIGTPGYMPPEYINRYQITQKFDVFSLGVIIIQVMAGRGGYLKCGDMSHQEFIDLVQGNWGKRLQVTMSSHTSHEIKTCIEIALRCVESDRVKRPTIAEIVDELNKIDDVKRSLADEDNLHSTQVKLYTNSGAADAEGALTVDHRDDGKEQEHMTLEDKILEDDPSDTEYPGPQTGGTLERLPTLKAKSGGRKAQDDLLWCHDLARCQDGDFSVAAMQANHFMEDQCLVESGLPFGTFAGIFDGHGGPEAAYFIRDHLLPNLQETSSGLQGVTADAIREAFLATEQGFITLVSRQWETKPSLATVGSCCLVGVVHQRTLFIANLGDSRAVLGKVWHVTEEVLAVPLSAEHNVNYDKARKELIAEHPDDPDIVVFKHNVWRVKGIFQLSRSIGDAFLKDPRYNMEPLTTKFRLRTPFSKPLLSASPSILSHSLQPCDRFVIFASDGLWEHLTNQEAVDIVQKHQRAEGSARRLIKAALLEASRKREMTYSHLKTIGKGVRRHFHDDITVIVLFFSHAVQPLSIRCPLDNGSNGPLSSSSMDAQFLAPGNADEMLS
- the LOC101758507 gene encoding proline-rich receptor-like protein kinase PERK7 isoform X2, yielding MENDPQHTSVMPRDFTFHLLEQITNKFSKDRIIGYGGYGVVYKGVLDNGEEVAVKKLYNKHPGLDDDKQFTNECTNLMRLQHQNIVRLVGYCYEIAHKVVEYDGQYVYAGVEERALCFEYLQGGTLEKLLSDESCGLGWHKRYKIIRGVCEGLHYLHNGSKDPIYHLDLKPANIMLDKNMVPKIGDFGLSRLFDSTQTCTTKVIIGTPGYMPPEYINRYQITQKFDVFSLGVIIIQVMAGRGGYLKCGDMSHQEFIDLVQGNWGKRLQVTMSSHTSHEIKTCIEIALRCVESDRVKRPTIAEIVDELNKIDDVKRSLADEDNLHSTQVKLYTNSGAADAEGALTVDHRDDGKEQEHMTLEDKILEDDPSDTEYPGPQTGGTLERLPTLKAKSGGRKAQDDLLWCHDLARCQDGDFSVAAMQANHFMEDQCLVESGLPFGTFAGIFDGHGGPEAAYFIRDHLLPNLQETSSGLQGVTADAIREAFLATEQGFITLVSRQWETKPSLATVGSCCLVGVVHQRTLFIANLGDSRAVLGKVWHVTEEVLAVPLSAEHNVNYDKARKELIAEHPDDPDIVVFKHNVWRVKGIFQLSRSIGDAFLKDPRYNMEPLTTKFRLRTPFSKPLLSASPSILSHSLQPCDRFVIFASDGLWEHLTNQEAVDIVQKHQRAVKVSIIYN